From Desulfatitalea tepidiphila, one genomic window encodes:
- a CDS encoding fumarate hydratase, with product MTPFVYQAMFPMGEDDTPYRRLTGDHVSQGTFEGKAILKVADQGLTLLAEQAFRDVSHFYRPGHLQQLAEIMKDPESSDNDRFVALEMLKNAVISSEGEFPMCQDTGTAIIMGKKGQGVWTGGGDEAALAEGVYHAYTRNNLRYSQNAPLTMYAEKNTGCNMPAQIELYAVDGDAYSFLMLAKGGGSANKTYLYQETKAVLTPENLINYLVAKMKSLGTAACPPYHLAVVVGGTSAEMNLKTVKLASAKYLDHLPTRGSEGGHAFRDLETEAQLLERSRQLGIGAQFGGKYFCLDVRVVRLPRHGASCPIGIGVSCSADRNIKAKITAEGIFLEQLETDPSKYLPEPGQESGEAVHLDLNQPMAQIRAILSQYPVATRLLLSGSLIVARDIAHAKLKERLDSGRGLPQYFRDHIIYYAGPAKTPAGYASGSFGPTTAGRMDPYVPIFQEQGASMVMLAKGNRSQVVTDACKKFGGFYLGSIGGPAARLGKECITHMELIEFPELGMEAIYKITVKDFPAFILVDDKGNDFFSGLL from the coding sequence ATGACCCCCTTCGTTTATCAGGCCATGTTCCCCATGGGAGAGGATGACACGCCTTATCGCCGTCTGACCGGCGACCATGTGTCCCAAGGCACCTTCGAAGGTAAGGCCATTCTCAAGGTGGCCGACCAGGGATTGACCCTGCTGGCCGAGCAGGCGTTCAGGGACGTGTCCCATTTCTATCGTCCCGGCCACTTGCAGCAACTGGCCGAAATAATGAAAGATCCCGAGAGTTCAGACAACGACCGCTTCGTGGCGCTGGAGATGCTGAAGAATGCGGTGATCAGCTCGGAGGGGGAGTTCCCCATGTGCCAGGACACGGGTACGGCCATCATTATGGGCAAAAAGGGCCAGGGGGTGTGGACCGGCGGCGGAGACGAAGCAGCGCTCGCCGAGGGGGTGTACCATGCCTATACCCGTAACAACCTGCGCTACTCCCAAAATGCGCCGCTGACCATGTATGCGGAGAAGAATACCGGCTGCAATATGCCGGCTCAGATCGAGCTGTATGCGGTGGATGGAGACGCCTATTCATTTTTGATGTTGGCCAAGGGGGGCGGATCGGCCAACAAGACCTATCTGTACCAGGAGACCAAGGCGGTGTTGACGCCTGAGAATTTGATCAACTACCTGGTGGCCAAGATGAAAAGTCTGGGCACGGCCGCCTGCCCGCCCTACCACCTGGCCGTGGTGGTCGGGGGCACGTCGGCCGAGATGAATCTGAAGACCGTCAAGCTCGCCTCGGCCAAATACCTGGACCATTTGCCGACCCGGGGCAGCGAGGGCGGCCACGCCTTCCGCGATCTGGAGACCGAGGCGCAACTGCTCGAACGGTCCCGGCAACTGGGCATCGGTGCCCAGTTCGGCGGCAAATATTTTTGCCTGGACGTGCGGGTGGTCCGTCTCCCGCGCCACGGGGCCTCCTGTCCCATTGGCATCGGGGTGAGCTGCAGTGCAGACCGCAATATTAAGGCAAAGATCACGGCCGAGGGCATCTTCCTGGAGCAGCTGGAAACCGACCCGTCCAAATATTTGCCCGAACCCGGCCAGGAGAGCGGGGAGGCCGTGCATCTCGATTTGAATCAACCCATGGCGCAGATTCGCGCCATTTTAAGCCAGTATCCAGTGGCCACGCGTCTGCTGTTGAGCGGTTCCCTGATCGTGGCCCGCGACATCGCCCATGCCAAGCTCAAGGAGCGCCTGGACAGCGGCCGGGGCCTGCCCCAGTATTTCAGGGATCATATCATCTACTATGCCGGCCCGGCCAAGACACCGGCGGGTTATGCCTCCGGCTCGTTCGGCCCCACCACCGCCGGTCGCATGGATCCCTATGTGCCCATTTTCCAGGAGCAGGGCGCTTCCATGGTGATGCTCGCCAAAGGCAACCGTTCCCAGGTGGTGACCGATGCCTGCAAGAAGTTCGGCGGCTTTTACCTGGGGTCCATCGGGGGGCCGGCGGCGCGTTTGGGCAAAGAGTGCATCACCCATATGGAGCTGATCGAATTTCCCGAGCTGGGGATGGAGGCGATCTACAAGATCACGGTCAAGGACTTTCCGGCCTTCATTCTCGTGGACGACAAAGGCAACGATTTTTTTAGTGGGTTATTGTAA
- a CDS encoding bifunctional acetyl-CoA hydrolase/transferase family protein/GNAT family N-acetyltransferase yields MAKSLYWADNYLEKRQSADQAIQRIHSGQRVFIGSACGEPQALVRALADQAHTFTGLEIVRMMSNESAPLTEIATKSYETSFSIRQIYLGAARSEYFARNLRFVTPMNISDVPLLFRSRKLPIDVALIQVSPPDDFGWMSLGVSVDVTQAAAMSATRVIAQVNSRMPRVMGRSFVHVNDVDCIVEQEEELLTIEPAPRSEIATWIGRHISRLIDDGATLQVGLDANSQATVQALAQKNDLGFHSQYLTNDIMHLYAIGVITNRKKGFNDGKLVASAALGTKELYEFLHDNPAIEFHPSDYVNDPYIISRHNRMVSMNVASAIDLTGQVSSEAVAQTLFAGVSGIGDFVRGARRSPGGKSIIMLRSTTPDGNKSRIIPMMQNEAVVVTRGDVQYVATEYGVVNLFGKSLQERVIAMISIAHPDFRDELFQAAKEAGLVGPERTLGEAAKAVYPVSLEEKIVVDGETITIRPAKPVDERRIQEHYYRLDKDDIFLRFFHEKTSFERWEVENKSQIDYIKDMTLIGVVGESGFDRVVAVAEYLLLLESNMAEVAFTVSREFQGKGLGKIFIKKIADAARENGISGLVAYTAAHNQPMIRLFKTLPYKVKTTFDGEALTLSCKFDQLKD; encoded by the coding sequence ATGGCCAAATCGCTCTATTGGGCCGACAATTATCTTGAAAAACGGCAAAGTGCCGATCAGGCGATCCAAAGAATCCATTCCGGCCAGCGGGTGTTTATCGGCTCGGCATGCGGTGAACCCCAGGCCCTGGTCAGGGCCCTGGCCGACCAGGCGCATACCTTTACCGGTCTCGAAATCGTGCGCATGATGTCCAACGAAAGTGCGCCGCTGACCGAAATCGCCACCAAGAGCTACGAAACCAGTTTCAGTATCCGCCAGATCTATCTGGGTGCGGCCCGTTCGGAATATTTCGCCCGTAACCTGCGTTTTGTCACCCCCATGAACATTTCCGACGTACCCCTGTTATTTCGGAGCCGCAAGCTGCCCATAGACGTGGCCCTGATTCAGGTGTCTCCGCCGGACGATTTCGGCTGGATGAGCCTCGGTGTTTCTGTCGATGTGACCCAGGCCGCGGCCATGTCGGCCACCAGGGTCATTGCCCAGGTCAACTCCCGGATGCCGCGCGTCATGGGGCGCAGTTTCGTCCATGTCAACGACGTTGATTGCATCGTCGAGCAGGAGGAGGAGTTGCTGACCATCGAACCGGCGCCGCGGTCGGAAATCGCCACCTGGATCGGTCGCCACATTTCGCGATTGATCGACGATGGCGCTACCTTGCAGGTCGGACTGGATGCCAACTCCCAGGCCACGGTCCAGGCCCTGGCCCAGAAGAACGACCTGGGCTTCCACTCACAATATTTGACCAACGACATCATGCATCTGTATGCCATCGGGGTGATCACCAATCGCAAGAAAGGATTCAACGACGGCAAATTGGTGGCCTCGGCGGCTTTGGGCACCAAGGAGCTCTATGAATTCTTGCACGACAACCCGGCCATCGAGTTTCATCCTTCGGACTATGTCAACGATCCCTATATCATCAGCCGTCACAACCGCATGGTGTCGATGAACGTGGCCAGCGCCATCGACCTGACCGGCCAGGTGTCGTCTGAAGCCGTGGCCCAGACCCTGTTCGCCGGTGTCAGCGGCATCGGGGACTTTGTGCGGGGCGCCCGCCGCAGCCCCGGCGGCAAATCGATCATCATGCTGCGCTCCACGACGCCGGACGGGAACAAGAGCCGCATCATCCCCATGATGCAAAACGAGGCCGTGGTGGTGACCCGCGGCGATGTCCAGTATGTGGCCACCGAATATGGCGTGGTCAATCTTTTTGGCAAGAGTCTGCAGGAGCGGGTGATCGCCATGATCAGCATCGCCCATCCGGACTTTCGCGACGAGCTGTTTCAAGCGGCCAAGGAGGCCGGTCTGGTCGGCCCCGAGCGGACCCTGGGCGAAGCGGCCAAGGCGGTCTACCCGGTCAGCCTGGAAGAGAAGATCGTTGTGGACGGCGAGACCATTACCATCCGTCCGGCCAAGCCGGTGGATGAACGCCGTATCCAGGAGCACTATTACCGGCTGGACAAGGACGATATCTTCCTGCGCTTTTTCCACGAAAAGACGAGTTTCGAACGCTGGGAGGTCGAGAACAAGTCCCAGATCGACTACATCAAGGACATGACGCTTATCGGTGTCGTCGGCGAATCGGGTTTCGACCGGGTCGTGGCCGTCGCTGAATACCTGCTGTTGCTGGAGAGCAACATGGCGGAGGTGGCATTTACGGTGAGCCGGGAGTTTCAAGGCAAGGGGTTGGGCAAAATTTTCATCAAAAAGATCGCCGATGCGGCCCGTGAAAACGGCATCTCCGGTCTGGTGGCCTACACGGCCGCTCACAACCAGCCCATGATCCGTTTGTTTAAAACCCTGCCCTACAAGGTCAAGACCACCTTCGATGGGGAGGCCTTGACCTTGAGCTGCAAGTTCGATCAGCTCAAGGATTGA
- a CDS encoding MBL fold metallo-hydrolase translates to MKVIQIKLSRMETFCYLVGDETSGNAALIDPAFDVPKLLEKSRTAGYRITQVINTHHHADHSAGNAEVIRATGAQLSIHEQDAAALTKIAGKAFARMLGGKGSPPANRRLRDGDDIVVGMTRLRVLHTPGHTPGSICLYAPGHLFTGDTLFVGGVGRTDLPGGDSRQLLTSIRSRIYTLPESTIVWPGHDYGDRPSSTVYLEKHHNPFTQ, encoded by the coding sequence ATGAAAGTGATCCAAATCAAACTCAGCCGTATGGAGACCTTTTGCTATCTGGTTGGAGATGAAACCAGTGGCAACGCCGCACTCATCGATCCCGCCTTCGACGTGCCTAAACTCCTGGAAAAGTCCCGCACGGCAGGATATCGCATCACCCAGGTCATCAACACCCATCACCACGCGGACCATTCGGCCGGCAACGCAGAGGTGATCCGGGCCACCGGAGCGCAATTGAGCATCCACGAGCAGGACGCGGCGGCCCTGACCAAAATCGCCGGCAAAGCCTTTGCGCGGATGCTGGGCGGCAAAGGATCACCGCCGGCCAATCGACGTCTCAGGGATGGGGACGATATCGTCGTCGGCATGACCCGCTTAAGGGTGCTGCACACCCCCGGCCACACGCCGGGGAGCATCTGCCTCTATGCTCCCGGCCACCTCTTTACCGGCGACACCCTTTTTGTGGGCGGCGTGGGCCGTACCGACCTGCCCGGCGGCGACTCAAGGCAACTCCTCACCTCCATTCGCAGCAGGATCTACACGCTGCCGGAAAGCACCATCGTCTGGCCGGGTCACGATTATGGAGATCGTCCCTCGTCCACCGTCTACCTGGAGAAACACCACAACCCGTTTACCCAGTGA
- a CDS encoding GNAT family N-acetyltransferase, giving the protein MEIIEIKAFSGQVLDALNRLLPQLSDAAKPITEGQLRRITASPCTRLFMAMDEGRYVATMTLVFYQLPTGLRARLEDMVVDRAERGKGLGRQLVAHGLETARSNCARALDLTSNPSRLAAHALYRKMGFERRDTQLFVHALG; this is encoded by the coding sequence GTGGAGATCATAGAGATCAAGGCGTTTTCCGGGCAGGTGTTGGACGCCCTGAACCGTTTGCTGCCCCAGCTGTCGGATGCCGCCAAGCCGATCACGGAAGGGCAGTTGCGCCGCATCACCGCATCCCCGTGCACCCGCCTTTTCATGGCCATGGACGAGGGGAGATATGTCGCGACCATGACGCTGGTCTTTTACCAACTCCCCACGGGCCTGCGCGCGAGGCTCGAGGATATGGTCGTGGATAGGGCCGAGAGGGGCAAAGGGCTGGGGCGGCAGCTCGTCGCCCACGGCCTTGAAACGGCCCGCTCCAACTGTGCCCGGGCCTTGGATTTGACATCCAATCCCAGCCGGCTTGCGGCCCATGCGTTGTATCGGAAGATGGGTTTCGAACGGCGTGACACACAGCTCTTCGTTCATGCGCTGGGATAA
- a CDS encoding DNA internalization-related competence protein ComEC/Rec2, which produces MPITAAVIVGILAGIVAPGWLWWAVSALIGLAAAIAWCVWRRPQVLVPLLFCAVAGYLSIQPWLGRELPAGHVRHRVDQGKWRVIGRIVDPPQVSGDRLRFVLAARELRQGERTLRGKGRIQVTVRAPFPELWRGDMVALSGHLRDIHNFCNPGGFDYKRYMALRGIHCRLYAQGESLQRIASDPKRWAARIDRFRAGIGEAMAAALQGHPETVAAVIQALTLGDRKGITDDLRTAFNRTGVSHVLAISGLHIGMVAASALYVLRALLVRIPVVVRNGCVIRGAAALSLLPVVFYGLLSGFSPSTQRAVIMTAFFLGGFWVGRPYNWPNVFAVAALVILVAFPPALFSISFQLSFAAVWAILLGVKALPFLTHGTDQPVWRRWGARSAGLAWVSMLATIGTLPLVMRYFNLVSWVGPVSNLVVVPLVGTVVVPAALAGVLCAPLSPTAAVFSWQIAAWGVRAILWFVENISRFEGVAWVSVTPTVVEIVLFYLFVALLFFWKRVHFRWVAMVVVLMATVADGVYWHHRRYDPERMVVTALDVGQGSANLLQLPGGYTVLVDGGGFSDSSVFDVGRSIVAPLLWYHKIKRVDLIVLSHPDSDHLNGLLYILRHFDVKEIWSNHEAAPTEGYRQWQEIIARRRLAHTAFERLPRSSVRAGVRFDILGPPADFAARSAGVRSGGSNNHSLVVRIAWGGISFLFPGDIEKAAEADLVARHGAERLGSTILLVPHHGSRNSSSEDFLRAVGPREAIASAGWHNPFHFPHPQVIERYRQAGCRLWRTDHCGAIQITVGDKAYRVQSCRSDCP; this is translated from the coding sequence ATGCCCATAACGGCAGCGGTGATCGTCGGCATCCTCGCGGGCATCGTTGCCCCGGGATGGCTGTGGTGGGCAGTGTCTGCACTCATCGGTCTGGCGGCGGCGATCGCGTGGTGTGTCTGGCGGCGGCCCCAGGTGTTGGTGCCGCTGCTGTTTTGCGCCGTTGCGGGGTATCTCTCCATCCAGCCCTGGCTGGGGCGGGAACTTCCGGCCGGCCACGTGCGACATCGCGTGGATCAGGGCAAGTGGCGCGTGATCGGCCGCATCGTCGACCCACCCCAGGTCAGTGGGGACCGGCTCCGTTTCGTATTGGCGGCCCGGGAGTTGCGGCAGGGAGAGCGGACGTTGAGGGGCAAGGGCCGTATCCAGGTCACGGTCCGGGCGCCGTTTCCGGAACTGTGGCGCGGCGACATGGTGGCGCTCAGCGGCCATCTGCGAGACATCCACAACTTCTGCAATCCCGGTGGATTCGACTACAAGCGCTACATGGCCTTGCGCGGCATTCACTGCCGGCTCTATGCCCAGGGGGAGAGTCTCCAGAGAATCGCTTCCGATCCAAAGCGCTGGGCCGCGCGGATCGATCGGTTCCGGGCCGGGATAGGGGAAGCAATGGCGGCGGCGCTGCAGGGTCATCCCGAGACGGTGGCGGCGGTGATTCAGGCGCTGACGCTGGGGGATCGGAAGGGAATCACAGACGACCTTCGAACCGCATTCAACCGTACCGGGGTGAGCCACGTCCTGGCCATCTCGGGATTGCACATCGGTATGGTGGCTGCTTCGGCGTTATATGTCCTGCGTGCGCTTCTGGTGAGAATTCCCGTTGTGGTGCGCAACGGATGTGTCATCAGGGGAGCCGCCGCCTTGAGCCTGCTGCCGGTCGTGTTTTACGGCCTGTTGTCCGGCTTCTCGCCATCGACCCAGCGGGCGGTGATCATGACGGCCTTTTTTCTGGGCGGTTTCTGGGTGGGAAGGCCTTACAACTGGCCCAATGTGTTCGCCGTGGCGGCGTTGGTCATTCTCGTCGCCTTCCCACCGGCCCTTTTCAGCATTTCGTTTCAACTCTCTTTTGCTGCGGTCTGGGCCATTTTACTCGGTGTCAAGGCCTTGCCGTTTCTGACCCACGGGACGGATCAACCTGTTTGGCGGCGATGGGGTGCGCGAAGTGCCGGTCTGGCATGGGTTTCCATGCTGGCGACCATCGGCACCCTGCCATTGGTCATGCGCTATTTCAACCTGGTGTCGTGGGTGGGGCCCGTGTCCAACCTGGTCGTCGTTCCGCTGGTGGGCACGGTGGTGGTGCCGGCGGCATTGGCGGGCGTCTTGTGTGCACCCCTGAGTCCAACTGCAGCGGTGTTTTCCTGGCAGATCGCCGCCTGGGGGGTGCGGGCCATTCTCTGGTTCGTCGAGAACATCTCCCGATTCGAGGGGGTGGCCTGGGTTTCGGTTACCCCCACGGTCGTGGAGATCGTGCTCTTTTACCTGTTTGTTGCGCTGCTGTTTTTTTGGAAAAGAGTACATTTTCGGTGGGTTGCGATGGTCGTGGTCCTCATGGCAACGGTGGCCGACGGGGTTTACTGGCATCACCGCCGCTACGATCCGGAGCGAATGGTGGTCACGGCCCTGGATGTGGGGCAAGGCAGCGCCAACTTGCTCCAGTTGCCGGGAGGGTACACGGTGCTGGTGGACGGCGGCGGTTTCAGTGACTCATCTGTCTTCGACGTGGGGCGCAGCATTGTGGCACCGTTGCTCTGGTATCACAAGATCAAACGAGTGGATCTGATCGTTTTGAGCCATCCGGACAGCGATCACCTCAACGGATTGCTCTATATTCTGCGCCATTTCGATGTCAAAGAGATCTGGAGCAACCATGAGGCGGCACCGACCGAAGGCTATCGCCAGTGGCAGGAGATCATCGCCCGGAGGCGGTTGGCGCACACGGCCTTCGAACGGCTGCCCAGATCGAGCGTGCGCGCCGGGGTACGTTTCGATATTCTTGGGCCGCCCGCGGATTTCGCCGCTCGTTCGGCAGGCGTCCGAAGCGGCGGTTCGAACAACCATTCCCTGGTGGTGAGGATCGCCTGGGGCGGCATTTCTTTTTTGTTTCCCGGCGACATCGAAAAGGCGGCCGAGGCCGATCTGGTGGCCCGGCATGGCGCCGAAAGACTCGGCAGCACCATCCTTCTGGTGCCCCACCATGGCAGCCGCAACTCCAGTTCCGAGGATTTTCTCCGGGCCGTGGGGCCACGCGAGGCCATCGCCTCTGCGGGCTGGCACAATCCCTTTCACTTTCCCCACCCGCAAGTGATCGAACGGTATCGCCAGGCCGGCTGCCGGCTATGGCGCACCGACCATTGCGGCGCCATCCAAATCACCGTCGGGGACAAGGCTTACCGCGTGCAAAGCTGCCGTTCGGACTGCCCTTGA
- a CDS encoding acetate--CoA ligase family protein — MIDLDAIFTPQSVAVVGASTTPGKVGHDIFVNILKGGYRGVLYPVNPSAESIACVRAYPRISEIPYPLDLAMIILPPKLAIGAIQEAIDKGVKGVVIVSAGFKEVGGEGLEIERRIVEMCREHGVRIVGPNCLGVINPLDNVRLNASFSARMPKAGNVSFISQSGALCTAVLDFAADRDFGFSKFISIGNKADVDEVDLLKYFQNDPDTEVIMIYLEELQCGREFIKIAKEITGGNRPKPILVIKSGRTSAGAQAAASHTGSLAGSEAVYDAIFKQSGIIRVESIDELFDFAIAFAYKNENALGKMRRKVPNGNRVAIVTNAGGPGIVATDMTVVSGLELAKFHEETVEVLKSHLPATANVHNPVDIIGDAAQDRYESALNAVIRDEGVDGALVILTPQSMTNAIGTAEAIVRIAKRSHKPILCCFMGIIDVSAGVKYLQESGVPVYPFPEHTAKAFGAIYRYAKWLNRQELAPYAFHHDKAAARETIEASLAAGKHYLGELDGVHLLKAYGFDVLPTILAQSAADAVKAADAMGYPVVLKIVSDQIVHKSDAGGVKINLADAADVEKAFDDIINGAKAYRAEAVIDGVLVQKMAPKGQEVILGANRYDRFGHLLMFGSGGVMVEVFKDVTFRLAPINRNSARSMVRGIKGFTLLNGFRGNPKVDLAALEKLIVSLSDLVCDNPEIKELDINPLLVHPEGKGATVADCRFILDPPDSGSCKAST, encoded by the coding sequence ATGATCGACCTGGATGCCATATTTACCCCCCAATCCGTAGCCGTCGTGGGTGCTTCGACGACACCGGGCAAGGTGGGACATGATATTTTCGTGAATATTCTAAAGGGAGGATATCGGGGCGTGCTCTACCCGGTCAATCCCAGCGCGGAATCCATCGCCTGCGTGCGGGCCTATCCGCGCATCAGCGAGATACCCTATCCCCTCGACCTGGCGATGATCATACTGCCGCCCAAGCTCGCCATCGGCGCCATCCAGGAAGCCATCGACAAGGGGGTCAAGGGCGTCGTGATCGTTTCGGCCGGATTCAAGGAGGTGGGCGGCGAAGGGTTGGAGATCGAACGGCGGATCGTCGAGATGTGCCGGGAACACGGCGTACGGATCGTCGGTCCCAACTGCCTGGGGGTGATCAACCCCCTCGATAATGTGCGTCTGAACGCCAGTTTTTCCGCCCGGATGCCCAAGGCCGGCAACGTGTCGTTCATCTCACAGAGCGGCGCCCTGTGCACCGCGGTGCTCGATTTTGCGGCCGATCGGGATTTCGGTTTTTCCAAGTTCATCTCCATCGGCAACAAGGCCGACGTGGACGAGGTGGATCTGCTCAAATACTTCCAGAACGATCCGGACACCGAAGTGATCATGATCTACCTGGAAGAGCTCCAGTGTGGCCGGGAGTTTATCAAGATCGCCAAGGAGATTACCGGCGGCAACCGTCCCAAGCCGATCCTGGTGATCAAGTCCGGGCGCACCAGCGCCGGTGCCCAGGCAGCGGCTTCGCATACCGGTTCCCTGGCCGGGTCCGAGGCGGTATACGATGCTATCTTCAAACAGTCGGGCATCATCCGCGTGGAGAGCATCGATGAACTCTTCGATTTCGCCATCGCCTTCGCCTACAAAAATGAAAACGCCCTGGGCAAGATGCGGCGCAAAGTCCCCAATGGCAATCGGGTGGCCATCGTCACCAACGCCGGCGGTCCCGGCATCGTGGCCACCGACATGACCGTGGTGTCCGGGCTGGAACTGGCCAAATTCCACGAAGAGACGGTGGAGGTGCTCAAAAGCCATCTGCCGGCCACCGCCAATGTCCATAACCCGGTGGATATCATCGGCGACGCGGCCCAGGACCGTTATGAAAGCGCCTTGAACGCCGTGATTCGGGACGAAGGGGTGGATGGCGCCCTGGTGATCCTCACCCCCCAATCCATGACCAACGCCATCGGCACGGCCGAGGCCATCGTGCGCATCGCCAAGCGTTCCCACAAGCCGATCCTCTGCTGTTTCATGGGGATCATCGATGTTTCCGCCGGGGTCAAATACCTTCAGGAGAGCGGTGTGCCGGTCTATCCGTTTCCCGAGCACACGGCCAAAGCCTTCGGGGCCATCTACCGCTATGCCAAATGGCTCAATCGGCAGGAACTCGCGCCTTACGCATTCCATCATGACAAAGCCGCGGCCCGGGAGACGATCGAAGCGAGTTTGGCGGCCGGCAAACACTACCTGGGTGAATTGGACGGCGTTCACCTGCTGAAGGCGTATGGTTTTGACGTGCTGCCCACAATCCTGGCCCAATCGGCGGCCGATGCGGTCAAGGCGGCCGACGCCATGGGGTACCCGGTGGTGCTCAAGATCGTTTCCGACCAGATCGTGCACAAATCGGATGCCGGCGGCGTCAAGATCAACCTGGCCGATGCCGCGGACGTGGAGAAGGCCTTCGACGACATCATCAATGGCGCCAAGGCCTATAGAGCCGAAGCCGTCATCGACGGCGTGCTGGTACAGAAGATGGCCCCCAAAGGCCAGGAGGTGATTCTCGGCGCCAACCGTTACGATAGGTTCGGCCACCTGCTCATGTTCGGGTCGGGCGGGGTGATGGTCGAGGTGTTCAAGGATGTCACCTTTCGTCTGGCGCCGATCAATCGCAACAGTGCCCGCTCCATGGTGCGCGGCATCAAGGGATTTACCCTTTTGAACGGATTTCGGGGCAACCCCAAGGTTGACTTGGCGGCCCTGGAAAAATTGATCGTCTCTTTGTCGGATCTGGTGTGCGACAACCCGGAAATTAAAGAGTTGGACATCAACCCGCTGTTGGTGCATCCTGAAGGCAAGGGAGCCACGGTGGCCGATTGTCGGTTTATCCTCGATCCGCCGGATTCTGGATCCTGCAAGGCGTCCACCTGA